The Pontibacter korlensis sequence GAGGATGTAGAGACAGAGGTTAACCTCGACTTTATTCAGAAAACGGTAGCTGAGTACTTTCAGGTTAGCTTGGATTCTTTGAAGGCGAAGACCCGCAAGAAAGAGATTGTAACGGCACGCCAGGTGGCTATGTACTTTGCCAAAGAGTTCACCAGCCACTCGCTTAAATCTATCGGTTACCACTTTGGAGGCCGCGACCACAGTACGGTTATTCACTCAGTACAAACTGTTTCTGACCTGATTGATACTGACAAGAAGTTCAAAGCCAGCATTCAGGAGCTTCAGAAGAAGTTTAAGTCTAAAGCTGGTTAAGCAGGAGAATATAAGACATAAAAAAGCGGCGGCCATACTTCTCAAAGTATGGCCGCCGCTTTTTTATGGTTAGAATAAATTGCGAAGGCTTAAATACTGCTGCTCACACTATCTGACACTTCAAAATTATGAGCGTCGGCTAAGTCGCGCACCTTGTTCTTGATACGCTCCAGGTCACGTTTCTTACGCACTTGCTTCAGGTCAAGGTATACCTGATTGCCATCATGGAGTGTAATACGCAGCGCCAAAGGCGTGATATGTACAGCGGCAATGTCTGGTATCTGAATAATGTGCTTGGTACGGAATACCCCGAACTTCTGCACAATATACTGCGGTGTAACCTCGATGTAAGACTGCACTCCGAAGATTGAAGTATTTTGCAGCATCACATAAAAGAAGAAAACAACTGCAAGCCCGAAGAAGGCATAATACAGATAGTTTTGCTCATAGTTGCGGTCGGCAGAGAAAAGAAGCATAACGGCCCAAGCCAGCCAGAACAGTGTAAGTATAAGCTGCACTGTAAAAGAAAGTTTCGCATTACGCGTAGGGCTCAGCTGCACAATCAACGTCGACCGCGCACTACTACCAGATACTGACATTACTAAAGAATTTTGTGAAACATAAGTGGCCAGGCAAGGCTCCTCGCAATATAGCAAATTATTCCTTAAGAGTGGCCTGAAGCGTTATCTCCGGCACGGCACCAAGCGCCTTTGATATAGGGCAGCCTTTCTTGGCATCCTGCGCCAGTTGCTGCAGCTTTTCGTTGCCCAGGCCTTGGGCTTTTACATCGGTGGTTAGGTCTATTTTAGTGACAGTAGGCGCGCCGTCCTGCTCGCCCAGCGTTACGACAGCTTTGGTCTCCACATACTCTGGCGTAAGGTTTTCCTTTTCCAGCAAGGCGCTCAGGAACATGGAAAAGCACCCGGAGTGAGCCGCACCAATCAGCTCCTCTGGTGAAGTGCCGCTATTGCTGTCGCCGAAGCGGGAGGCATAGCTATATTTTGACTGTACAGCTCCGTTTCCGGATTTTACCTCACCCTCGCCGCCTTTTAAGCCTCCATTCCATCGTGCTTCTGCTCTGTGTTTTCTCATCGTTAGTTTATGTATAAGTGTTTAAATATCTGTTGTTGAGCCAGCTCCTGAAAGTTATATTTAAAGCTATAGCACTGGCTATTTTTTCTGCCTACTTACGTAGTAACCGGTAGTATGTGTTCAGGTTTGAACTAAGTACAACAGAAAGTAATGAGCAAACACGCCTATCTTGCCTGTGGGTGTGGCATTGCAGCATTATCTGGTTATCTTTACTTCCCACTAAAGCTGATTGTATGGGTGTAAAAGCGTTGTTGAGTAAGCCGTTGGCGGCTTATGTGCACCGGAAGAACCAAAGCTGGATAGAGCAACCGGCAGAGGCACAGCAAGCTGTATTCAAAGAAATTGTAAATAAGGCACAGCAGACAAAGTTTGGGCGTGACCACAGTTTTTCAAGTATAAAGACTCATGCCGACTTTGTACAAGCTGTGCCAGTGCGCGATTACGAGGGCTTATCCACTTATTTCAACCAGGTAAAGCAGGGAGAGGAAAACGTGCTATGGCCTGGCAAGCCACTGTACCTTGCTAAGACCTCGGGCACAACCTCTGGCACTAAGTATATCCCTATTTCTTCAGACTCTATTTCAAACCACATCGACGGCGCCCGAGATGCTCTGTTGGCGTATGTGTATGAAACAGGTAGATCCCAATTCCTAGACGGGAAACTGATTTTTCTTTCAGGAAGCCCGGTTCTAGAAGAGGTGGGCGGGATCAAAACAGGCCGTTTATCTGGCATTGCCAATCACCACGTGCCGGGTTACCTGCGCACCAATCAGCTGCCTAGCTACCGCACCAATTGCATAGAAGACTGGGAAACAAAGCTCGACCAGATCATAGAGGAGACGATAGAGGAGGATATGACGCTCATCTCGGGCATACCACCGTGGGTGCAGATGTACTTCGATAAGCTTATCCGGCAGACAGGCAAACCCATCAAGGAGATATTTCCGAACTTTAACTTGTTTGTGTATGGTGGCGTGAATTTTGAGCCTTACCGTAAAAAGCTGTTTGATTCTATTGGACGGCATGTGGACTCTGTAGAGACTTTTCCTGCTTCAGAGGGATTCTTTGCATATCAGGACAGGCAAAGTGACCAAGGGCTTCTGTTACTGCTGAACTCGGGTATCTTTTACGAGTTTATACCTGCTGAAGAGTACTTCAGCGGAAACCCTACCCGCCTTACCATCGATCAGGTGGAGCCAGGAGTGAACTACGCCTTAGTGATCAGCAGCAATGCTGGCCTTTGGAGCTACTCAATTGGCGACACCGTAAAGTTTGTCTCCGTTAAACCCTACAAGCTGATCGTAAGTGGCCGCATTAAGCACTTTATCTCAGCTTTTGGGGAGCACGTGATAGGCGAGGAGGTAGAAAAGGCCATGAAGCTGGCCATGCAGAAGTTTCAGGAGGTGGAGCTGATAGAGTTTACGGTGGCTCCATTTGTAAGCCAAAGCCAGGGAGCTTCGTACCATGAGTGGCTGATAGAGTTTGCTAAGGCACCTCTTAACCCTGCAGCTTTTGCCGAGGAACTGGATACACAGTTGCGTAGGCTGAATAGTTACTATAACGACCTTATTTCAGGTAATATCCTGCAGAGGCTAAAGATCACGGCTCTTACGAAAGGATCTTTTCAGCGGTACATGAGGTCCCAGGGCAAATTAGGGGGCCAAAACAAGGTTCCGAGGCTCAGCAACGACAGAAAGTTGGCCGACGGTTTGCTAGAAGCCAGCAAGGTGTGATAAAACACAATCAGTTTACCTCCAGCCTGGCTTGCCTTGTGGGATAATGAAAAGTATGAGCTGTAGCTGAACTTTAGCCACGGCTGCAAAGAATTGTAGATACACAAAATTCGTGTGCTTCAGGCTAAGCAAGCGTAGCAGCTCTTTACCTGAGCATATTATATACACTGGCGCATTTTGTGCCTTTAATACAAAATGAAGAGAATAGCCATACTTGGCTCTACCGGTTCCATTGGGGTACAGGCCCTGGATGTTATCAGGGCCAACCCAGAAAGTTTTGAACTGGAGGTAATTACTGCCCACAGCAATGCTGACCTGCTAGTTAAGCAGGCCCTGGAGTTTAAACCTAATACAGTTGTGATTGCCCGCGAGGACTTGTACGAGCAAGTGCAGGAGGCGCTTGGGAGGGAGGATATTAAGGTATATGCTGGCTCCAAAGCGTTATGCTCAGTAGTAGAAATGGGCACTGTAGACATGGTGCTTACCGCTATGGTGGGGTATGCAGGGCTTCTGCCAACCATTCATGCCATTAAAGCTGGCAAGCAGATTGCGCTGGCAAACAAAGAAACACTGGTAGTAGCGGGGCAACTCATCACCAATTTGGCAAAAGAGTATGGTGTAAACATATACCCTGTAGACTCTGAGCACAGCGCCATTTTCCAGTGCCTGGCCGGTGAATTCCATAACCCAATCGAGAAAATTATACTTACAGCCTCTGGTGGGCCGTTTAGAGGGCGAGCCGCTGCAGAACTGGCAGAGGTTACCAAGGCACAGGCCCTGAAGCACCCTAACTGGGACATGGGCGCCAAAATCACTATCGACTCAGCCTCGCTGATGAACAAAGGGCTGGAGGTGATTGAAGCAAAATGGCTTTTTGGACTGAAGAATGAGCAGATTGATGTGGTTGTGCATCCGCAGTCTATCATTCATTCGTTAGTGCAGTTCGAGGATGGCTCTATTAAAGCTCAGATGGGCCTGCCTGATATGAAGCTGCCGATACAGTATGCGTTAGGTTACCCGCAGCGCCTTAGATCTGATTTTCCGCGTTTCAGCTTCCTGGACTACCCGCAACTAACCTTTGAGCAGCCAGACCTGGAGACCTTCCGTAACCTGCAGCTGGCTTTTGATGCGATGGAGCGCGGCGGCAACATGCCCTGCATTCTAAACGCAGCCAACGAGGTGGCAGTCAGTGCTTTCCTGCGCGATGAGGTAGGGTTTCTGCAGATGTCCGACATCATCGAAAGCTGTATGGCAAAAGTTACGTATATTGCGAATCCTTCTTATGATGACTATGTTAGTACTGATGAAGAAGCACGCAAACAGGCTACAGTTTTATTAAACAAGTAACTATACTTCCTGTTGCACTTGCCAGCAGAACGTTAGAAACAGAAATTTTTTCTTTTTAGATGGATATATTGATCATGGTGGGCCAGCTCATACTGGGCCTCACAATTCTAGTAGGTTTACACGAGCTCGGACACATGCTTACAGCCAAATGGTTTGGAATGCGTGTGGAAAAATACGCAATCGGCTTCCCTCCAAAGGTTTTTGGTAAGAAAATAGGCGAAACAGAGTATATGCTGGGCCTTATCCCATTGGGCGGCTTCGTAAAAATATCTGGTATGGTGGATGAATCCATGGATACGGAGTCTCTGAAGGAGGAGCCAAAGCCTTGGGAATTCCGTGCTAAGCCAGCCTGGCAGCGCCTCATTGTAATGATGGGCGGCATTATTGTAAACGTAATCACAGGTATTGTCATCTTTATTGCCCTTACTTATACTTATGGCGAACAGTATATCCCTGCTAAAGAGGTAAAATATGGTGTTGTAGCAAATGATTTAGGGCGCGAGATTGGTTTCCAGACAGGCGATAAAGTAGTGGCCGTAAATGGCAAAGAGCTGGAGAAGTTCGAAGATATCCGTTCTATGGATGCATTGCTGGGAAGCAACTCCTACTATACTGTAGAGCGTAACGGCCAGTTGGTAGACCTGAAAGTACCAGTTGACCTGATGGATAAACTGGCTGATAATAAAAACGAAGTGTTTTTTGTGGAGCCACGCTTGCCGTTCAAGGTTGGCCAGGTGGTAAAAGGTAGTGCTGCTGCCAAAGCTGGTTTACAACCAGAAGACTACATTACCATGGTTAATGGCCAGAGTGTAAAGTTCTTCCATGAGTTTCAGGCTGCTTTGAAAGAGAACAAAGGTAAAGCCATCACCATGACTGTGGAGCGAAACGAAAAGCTGGTAAAGCTGAAGGCAGAGGTAAGCGAAGAAGGTACTATTGGCTTCCAGCCAGTGCCATTGCTGCAGTACGCTACCCGTGAGTATAGCTTGGCTGAGGCTATTCCAATGGGCACAGACCAGGCTTTTAGCGTGATTACTGCTAACTTGAAGGGCTTCGGTAAAATATTCCGTGGAGAGGTATCTGCTTCCAAGTCTCTGAGCGGCCCGATAGGTATAGCCCAGATTTTTGGTGATACCTTTAACTGGTACAAGTTCTGGAGCATTACAGGTATGCTTTCTATGGTGCTTGCGTTCATGAATTTCCTGCCAATTCCGGCACTGGACGGTGGGCACGTGGTTTTCCTGACCTATGAGATGATCAGTGGCCGCAAGCCGTCTGATAACTTTTTGGAAAATGCCCAGAAAGTGGGTATGGTTTTATTGTTAGGTTTAATGGCATTTGCTATCTTTAACGATGTATTTAAGATAATCTTTTAACCAAAGATTTTCAGCATGAAATCCATCGTACCAATAGCCCTGGCAAACTTAATTCTTCTATTTGTTTTTTCACTAAACCAGGCTCAGGCTGCCCCAGCCTCCTTGGGTAAAAGTATAAACCTGCACGCTGTTGTGGCTCAAAGCGACAGCGTGTATCAGGTACAACAGGGAGATACTTACTACAGCCTTTCCCGCCGTTTTGGCATTCCGTTAGACTCGCTTCAGAGCTGGAATAATAACAAGCTTCAGATCGGGCAATCGCTGTACCTTATCAACCCCAACAAGAACAGACAAGTAGCGGCCAAACCAGCTACTACAGTACCTGCCGCTAAAGCTGCACCAGTAGCCCAAGCCACTTCTTCGGCACCTACACCGGCTCCTAAGACCACCGCTACAAAAAGTACTGCTGTGCCACCAAAAGCTACTGAGAGTACATCTGCCTCTCCGGCACAGACACCTAAGCCAGCCGCTTATAAAACCAAAAGCCGCATTCTGGTTGTGCCTTTCGACCCGCATTTATACTTCTCCGACGCTGACATGGAGATTGCGCGCCAATCCAGGATACCTCTCCAGAACGTACGCCACGTGTTCCGCCGCAGGCTTAACGCCATGCTGGCACCGGAAGGATACGAAACTATCCACTTGCTGGGTGGCGTGTACCGCGACAGTGTGAGTGAGCTAAGTCGCCTGTACAAGTCTCTTAACTATGCTTACCTGGATAACAAGCAGTCAAGATACAACCACCAGCCTGCTGTAAAAGAGGAAAAAGGAGGCATGCTGAATTGGGTAAAGGAGCAGAAGGGGAAACTAGGGATTAAAAACGAGCCTGCGGTATTACCGGTAGCGCAAGACCCAGACAAGCATTTTGGTGTTACAGTTAAAGACCCAGAGTTCTTCAGCTATTTCAATAACCAGTACGGAATCGATTACTACGTTTTCATCAATCAGTTTGAGGTGAAGACGGTGTATGAGAACTGCTTGGACAGAGCTGCCCAAAACTACGAGCGCGACTTTACAGTTCACTACAGCATTTATGACAGCAAAGGTGAGCTTGTATCAGGTAATAAGGTGAAAGTGCCTTACGAGTCAAATATTAACGATGTGCAGCGCATTGTAAGCGATAGTATGCCTAATATGGCGAAGCGCGTGCTGGCTGATCTTCCAACTGCAAAGAATTAAGCTACCGCAGGAACTGGTACTACATTTGCTTCCGTTTACCTGTTTACAACTACTGCCTTATGAAGTATAGACTCCTGCTCATTTTTTCCCTGCTGTTAACTGTTGGTTTCACCAAGCCTGTCCTTGCCCACGATTATCACGCCAGTATTGCCGATGTTCGCTTTAACCCGCGCACGCAAAGTTTGGAGGTGGCCGTTAAGGTATTTATGGATGACCTGGAAAATGCCCTGTCGCAGCGTAATAAGACAAAGGTAGTATACAGCCATACTTCGGAGCAGGTAAAAAAGTACCTCGCCGATTACCTTAGCACCAATCTTGTGCTGGAAGTTGAAAAAGGGAAGCCGCTTAAGCAGAAGTTCCTGGGCTCGGAAGAAGATGCCGATGTTGTTTGGATGTACCTGGAGGTGCCGTTACAACAAGCTTCGCTGCCCCAGCTTTACGTGAAGAATGCAGTGCTTACCGAGCTGTTCTCCGACCAAATGAACATTGTAAACATCAACTACAAGGGCAAAACAGAAAGCGTACTGCTGGAAAGAAGTGATACGCAGAAAAAGATAACGCTATAGCAGCAACAGAAATAAAAAAGGAGCTGAGCTACTAAAGTGGTTCAGCTCCTTTTTTATTTCTGTTGCTGCCAAACTTTAGCAATTAGCCCGGAAAGCAATAGAGCTATCAACCATCCGCTGAGCAAAGTAACGATCATATGGCCCGGTGCTTTCATCAGGTGTTTCCGCATGAGCAGGTTTAAGAGCAGAAAAAGAAAACCTAGCGTTGCGGTAGCAAGCCAAAAACCTAACCAGGACTGCTGATCATCCTCAACACGGGGCTTTGCAGGTAAACGGTGTACATGCCAAAGTATAATAGCTAATCCCACTACCGTACTGGCATGCTGCACTACGCGATGCAGCGCCATCTTTAGCTCAACAAAAGGAATCTCTACTGTTGTGTTTAGCACCGGTAATATTGCTGCAGATAAGGTATGGCGATGTGTAAAGCTATCCCAAAACACATGAGAAGAAGCTCCAATCAGGGCTGATGCTGTAATTACTAACCAGTTCTTGCGGAAGTACTGTATCCAGCTTGCAGGGTAGTTAATGGCCTCTGCCCTTTGTCTAAAGTATGGAGGCAGGTACTCGATCACAAGGTCACGCACCACAGTATGGAACACAATGCTTAGTAGCAGCGCTACAGGCAAATCGAACAGTAGAAGGCCAGGTAAAGTATGGCTGACCTCACTTTTGGTTTTAAGCCTAAAGAAGTACTCAAAGTCAGGTGCAATGCTCCCCATTACCAGGGCTGTAGCCGATAACCAACGACGGCGCAGCAGCGGAAGTATAATAGCTGGATGAGCGGCGGTAAAAGGCATATGTATTTGATGGTTTCTCTTGGTTCTAACGCAAGACACCACCGCCAGATATACCTGATAACGTTATTTTCTTGGTTTGATGATCTTAAACTCGACGCGGCGGTTTATGCGGCGATCTTCTTCAGTTTGCTCCTCCCGAATAGGCTTGCTGCTTCCATAGCCAACTGCATCGATGCGCTCGCCGCCAATATTTACCTTGCGATCTATGTACCTTTTGATAGCATCAGCACGGTCTTGTGAGAGGGAAAGGTTAAAGTCAGGGTCGCCGGCGCTATCGGTATGGCCTGCAATCTCAAGGCGGTATGTTGGGTGATCGATCATGAAGTAAGCAACCTCATCCAGTATCGGCTCCATTTCCGGAGTAATGTTGGATTGGTTGGGCTCAAACTCAATGTTCTGGAACACCATTGGGATGCTGTAGTCGATCACGGAGGTCATGACGTCTAGAGAAGTATCGCCTCTAAGCTCCAGCTCGCGCTCAATGGTGAAGAAGTCTGGGCTTTGAATGAGGATCATGTACCTGGTATTATCAATCAGGCTAAACTCAAAAGAGCCGTCCGGGCGCACATACTTGCTGGATATCTCAATTCCATTATCCATATCAATAATGGAGATAACAGCAGAGAGCGGCTTATGGGTAATGGAGTCGGTTAAAGTGCCTTCTACTTTGGTAACGGCCAATGGATGTGCCTCCATGGGCAGCGGGAACGAGTAAAGGTCAAGGTTCTTTATGTCGTCGGCCTCGGAGCGGGCATAATACAGGTTCTCGGAGGCGGCATCAATTGCAAAGTAGTACTCGCTGCCACGGCCGTTAACTAAGGGGCCGATGTTTCGCGGTTCCTGCCATTTACCCTGCACCAGGTACGTTTTGTAGATATCAAAATCACCGAAGTTGTAGAGCTGGCCACGTGAGCTGAAGTATAACACTTGGAACTTAGGATGCAGGTACGGACTAACCTCGCTCTCTCGGGTATTTATAACCGGCCCCATGTTCTGAGCTGGTGCCCATGACCCTGATTTAGTCTTGTAAGTGTAATAGATGTCTGAAAGGCCAAAGCCGCCTAAACGGTCAGAGGCAAAGTATAAGGTATCCTCCTGTTTAGATAACGTTGGCTGAGAGTCCCAGGCACGGCTGTTTACATTGGCACCAAGGTTTTTGATATCTCCCCAAGTGCCATCGTCCTGCAAGGTGGCTATATAAATATCACAGTTGCCGTAGCTGTCGGGTGCTTCACACCGTGCAAAGTACAAGGTTTTGCCATCGCGGCTCAGGCAGGCAGAGCCTTCGTTATAAATACTGTTGATAGGCTTTCCGAACGATTGTGCCTCTGCCCAGAAGCCATTGTTCTGCTTGCTGTAGTACAGATCTTCATTCGCGCGGTTCTGCAGGCCTTTTACATTACGCTTAGAAGTAAAAATCAGCAGTTCGTTCTCACCACTAAGGGTGGGGCCATAATCAGCGTAAGGAGAGTTGATGGCATTACCCATGTTCAGGTAAACGCCTTTCGGTGGCTGATACGACACAATCGACTTCCGGTACTCTACCAGTTCATAGTAATAGTCCAGCGGCACGTAATAGTCTTGGGTGTTTTGATCCAGCGAATCGTAGTAAGATTTTATCTCGCTTACGTCGGAGCGGTGGTGCTTAAGTACGAGACGGTACAGTGCTTTGGCTTTTTCTACGTTTCCATGGCGCTCATGCAGCTGCCCCAAGCGCCACAGTAGGTCAGTATCTTTGTAAAAATTCTGAACACCAAAGTTGTTTACATACTTCTCCAAAAGAGGGAGTACCTTATTGTATTGCTTACGTTTTTCCAGCCTCTGTATAAGAGAGAGCTGCTTTCGGTCGTGATAGTAAGGTATTTTGTTTAAATTAGGGAAGTCGAGCTGCAGCTCTGGGCTTGGCTGAGTTTTTTGAATGTTAAACTTGGCCTCAGACTCTTCGGGCTGTATAGGATTGAATTGCTGCCCCTGTACCATGGCAGGGCGCAGGAGTGTGAGCAGGAAGAATACCAACAGGAACAAGCGTTTCATCAGCGATGCAATTTTGCCCAACGCTCAAAGATATTAATTTTGCGCTATATTATTGTAAGTGTGCTTCCGCTTGGTGCTAATTTTTTAAGGTGTGTGCAAGAGCTATCCTTAATTCAGACAATTCAACAGCCAGAGCAGCCTTGGCACAAG is a genomic window containing:
- a CDS encoding DUF4184 family protein gives rise to the protein MPFTAAHPAIILPLLRRRWLSATALVMGSIAPDFEYFFRLKTKSEVSHTLPGLLLFDLPVALLLSIVFHTVVRDLVIEYLPPYFRQRAEAINYPASWIQYFRKNWLVITASALIGASSHVFWDSFTHRHTLSAAILPVLNTTVEIPFVELKMALHRVVQHASTVVGLAIILWHVHRLPAKPRVEDDQQSWLGFWLATATLGFLFLLLNLLMRKHLMKAPGHMIVTLLSGWLIALLLSGLIAKVWQQQK
- the rseP gene encoding RIP metalloprotease RseP, with the translated sequence MDILIMVGQLILGLTILVGLHELGHMLTAKWFGMRVEKYAIGFPPKVFGKKIGETEYMLGLIPLGGFVKISGMVDESMDTESLKEEPKPWEFRAKPAWQRLIVMMGGIIVNVITGIVIFIALTYTYGEQYIPAKEVKYGVVANDLGREIGFQTGDKVVAVNGKELEKFEDIRSMDALLGSNSYYTVERNGQLVDLKVPVDLMDKLADNKNEVFFVEPRLPFKVGQVVKGSAAAKAGLQPEDYITMVNGQSVKFFHEFQAALKENKGKAITMTVERNEKLVKLKAEVSEEGTIGFQPVPLLQYATREYSLAEAIPMGTDQAFSVITANLKGFGKIFRGEVSASKSLSGPIGIAQIFGDTFNWYKFWSITGMLSMVLAFMNFLPIPALDGGHVVFLTYEMISGRKPSDNFLENAQKVGMVLLLGLMAFAIFNDVFKIIF
- a CDS encoding DUF6702 family protein; translated protein: MKYRLLLIFSLLLTVGFTKPVLAHDYHASIADVRFNPRTQSLEVAVKVFMDDLENALSQRNKTKVVYSHTSEQVKKYLADYLSTNLVLEVEKGKPLKQKFLGSEEDADVVWMYLEVPLQQASLPQLYVKNAVLTELFSDQMNIVNINYKGKTESVLLERSDTQKKITL
- a CDS encoding LysM peptidoglycan-binding domain-containing protein, with the translated sequence MKSIVPIALANLILLFVFSLNQAQAAPASLGKSINLHAVVAQSDSVYQVQQGDTYYSLSRRFGIPLDSLQSWNNNKLQIGQSLYLINPNKNRQVAAKPATTVPAAKAAPVAQATSSAPTPAPKTTATKSTAVPPKATESTSASPAQTPKPAAYKTKSRILVVPFDPHLYFSDADMEIARQSRIPLQNVRHVFRRRLNAMLAPEGYETIHLLGGVYRDSVSELSRLYKSLNYAYLDNKQSRYNHQPAVKEEKGGMLNWVKEQKGKLGIKNEPAVLPVAQDPDKHFGVTVKDPEFFSYFNNQYGIDYYVFINQFEVKTVYENCLDRAAQNYERDFTVHYSIYDSKGELVSGNKVKVPYESNINDVQRIVSDSMPNMAKRVLADLPTAKN
- a CDS encoding GH3 auxin-responsive promoter family protein — translated: MGVKALLSKPLAAYVHRKNQSWIEQPAEAQQAVFKEIVNKAQQTKFGRDHSFSSIKTHADFVQAVPVRDYEGLSTYFNQVKQGEENVLWPGKPLYLAKTSGTTSGTKYIPISSDSISNHIDGARDALLAYVYETGRSQFLDGKLIFLSGSPVLEEVGGIKTGRLSGIANHHVPGYLRTNQLPSYRTNCIEDWETKLDQIIEETIEEDMTLISGIPPWVQMYFDKLIRQTGKPIKEIFPNFNLFVYGGVNFEPYRKKLFDSIGRHVDSVETFPASEGFFAYQDRQSDQGLLLLLNSGIFYEFIPAEEYFSGNPTRLTIDQVEPGVNYALVISSNAGLWSYSIGDTVKFVSVKPYKLIVSGRIKHFISAFGEHVIGEEVEKAMKLAMQKFQEVELIEFTVAPFVSQSQGASYHEWLIEFAKAPLNPAAFAEELDTQLRRLNSYYNDLISGNILQRLKITALTKGSFQRYMRSQGKLGGQNKVPRLSNDRKLADGLLEASKV
- a CDS encoding 1-deoxy-D-xylulose-5-phosphate reductoisomerase; translation: MKRIAILGSTGSIGVQALDVIRANPESFELEVITAHSNADLLVKQALEFKPNTVVIAREDLYEQVQEALGREDIKVYAGSKALCSVVEMGTVDMVLTAMVGYAGLLPTIHAIKAGKQIALANKETLVVAGQLITNLAKEYGVNIYPVDSEHSAIFQCLAGEFHNPIEKIILTASGGPFRGRAAAELAEVTKAQALKHPNWDMGAKITIDSASLMNKGLEVIEAKWLFGLKNEQIDVVVHPQSIIHSLVQFEDGSIKAQMGLPDMKLPIQYALGYPQRLRSDFPRFSFLDYPQLTFEQPDLETFRNLQLAFDAMERGGNMPCILNAANEVAVSAFLRDEVGFLQMSDIIESCMAKVTYIANPSYDDYVSTDEEARKQATVLLNK
- a CDS encoding OmpA family protein translates to MGKIASLMKRLFLLVFFLLTLLRPAMVQGQQFNPIQPEESEAKFNIQKTQPSPELQLDFPNLNKIPYYHDRKQLSLIQRLEKRKQYNKVLPLLEKYVNNFGVQNFYKDTDLLWRLGQLHERHGNVEKAKALYRLVLKHHRSDVSEIKSYYDSLDQNTQDYYVPLDYYYELVEYRKSIVSYQPPKGVYLNMGNAINSPYADYGPTLSGENELLIFTSKRNVKGLQNRANEDLYYSKQNNGFWAEAQSFGKPINSIYNEGSACLSRDGKTLYFARCEAPDSYGNCDIYIATLQDDGTWGDIKNLGANVNSRAWDSQPTLSKQEDTLYFASDRLGGFGLSDIYYTYKTKSGSWAPAQNMGPVINTRESEVSPYLHPKFQVLYFSSRGQLYNFGDFDIYKTYLVQGKWQEPRNIGPLVNGRGSEYYFAIDAASENLYYARSEADDIKNLDLYSFPLPMEAHPLAVTKVEGTLTDSITHKPLSAVISIIDMDNGIEISSKYVRPDGSFEFSLIDNTRYMILIQSPDFFTIERELELRGDTSLDVMTSVIDYSIPMVFQNIEFEPNQSNITPEMEPILDEVAYFMIDHPTYRLEIAGHTDSAGDPDFNLSLSQDRADAIKRYIDRKVNIGGERIDAVGYGSSKPIREEQTEEDRRINRRVEFKIIKPRK
- a CDS encoding OsmC family peroxiredoxin is translated as MRKHRAEARWNGGLKGGEGEVKSGNGAVQSKYSYASRFGDSNSGTSPEELIGAAHSGCFSMFLSALLEKENLTPEYVETKAVVTLGEQDGAPTVTKIDLTTDVKAQGLGNEKLQQLAQDAKKGCPISKALGAVPEITLQATLKE